A genomic segment from Candidatus Paceibacterota bacterium encodes:
- a CDS encoding ComF family protein: MMHSFFERLFNLIFPPTAIEREIRSLTPASLAERFNPIEAHGVTALFSYHDPLIKQMVWRLKYKNDRYVAKLFGELLREFLLEEFADSYIYDSDTPIIVVPLPLSFFRRASRGYNQAELVVRELQGLDGIAVQTDILKRVRYTKPQTSLRSQRARRENIKGSFRVHASKNIARAHIVLVDDVLTTGSTLREAKRALKDAGVKKVSCLALAH, encoded by the coding sequence ATGATGCACTCCTTTTTCGAGAGATTGTTCAACCTTATATTTCCGCCGACAGCGATTGAGCGAGAGATCCGCTCACTCACACCAGCATCGCTCGCCGAGAGGTTTAACCCAATCGAAGCGCATGGCGTAACTGCACTCTTCTCGTACCATGATCCGCTGATTAAACAGATGGTCTGGCGTCTTAAATATAAAAATGACCGATACGTGGCAAAGCTCTTCGGTGAGCTACTTCGCGAATTCCTCCTCGAGGAATTCGCGGACTCCTATATATATGATAGTGACACGCCGATTATTGTTGTCCCGCTTCCGCTCTCCTTCTTTCGGCGCGCTTCCCGCGGGTACAACCAAGCCGAGCTCGTCGTACGCGAGCTACAAGGGCTCGATGGCATTGCGGTGCAGACTGATATCCTCAAGCGCGTGCGCTACACCAAGCCACAAACGTCACTTCGCTCGCAAAGAGCGCGCAGAGAGAACATTAAAGGTTCTTTCCGCGTGCATGCGAGCAAAAATATTGCCAGGGCACACATCGTTCTCGTTGATGACGTCCTCACAACAGGGAGTACACTTCGCGAAGCGAAGCGAGCACTCAAGGACGCTGGGGTGAAAAAAGTCAGTTGCTTGGCGCTCGCACATTAG
- a CDS encoding GspE/PulE family protein, with protein sequence MDLLGALAERNTISSGDVAAINAEAAKTGESIESVLVKRGVVPEDILSVKGEILNVPTRVIGEEKVSFEVLKYIPEESAIHYNFVPLGVVDGVLEVGIVDPDNIEALDALNFISSKVNLPYKVFLISEADLQRVLGMYQGLTGEVGKALSELETELEAEPTESLSIDEQDISGDIDAPDGVAHLVEDAPVTKIVATIVGYAVDGSASDIHIEPTEEKIKVRFRTDGMLSTSLVLPRKVHRAVVARIKILSSMSLDERRKPQDGRFSATVNKRKVDFRVSTFPTYYGEKVVMRILDKEKGFLKLEDIGFGEHNFSIVKEAIKRPYGLILISGPTGSGKSTTLYSILNELDRESKNVLSLEDPVEYNMEGVSQSQVRPEIGYTFATGLRTTLRQDPDVIMVGEIRDKETAQLAVQAALTGHLVLSTIHTNDAVGVIPRLIDMGVDPYLIAPTLVIAVAQRLTQRICEGAADPVLVDGSLKLMIENQFSDLPKSERAKLPKIEMLHEAKPTNTCPQGVHGRTAVFEVLEMNKDIEQVILTNPVETEIYKIARSNGMLTMKEDAIIKSAQKIVPFKDVNTLGGTLLEDEEAPESPVAPAMSEPAESPQT encoded by the coding sequence ATGGATCTACTAGGCGCGCTTGCAGAGCGCAACACAATATCATCCGGCGATGTTGCGGCGATTAATGCTGAAGCAGCGAAGACGGGCGAATCTATAGAGAGTGTGTTGGTGAAACGGGGGGTCGTCCCTGAGGACATCCTCAGTGTCAAAGGAGAGATATTAAACGTGCCAACCCGTGTCATTGGTGAAGAAAAAGTATCGTTTGAGGTACTCAAGTATATCCCTGAGGAATCAGCGATTCATTACAACTTTGTACCACTCGGTGTCGTTGACGGGGTGCTTGAGGTTGGAATCGTTGATCCGGACAATATTGAAGCGCTCGATGCCCTCAATTTTATATCTTCAAAAGTCAATCTGCCGTATAAAGTCTTTCTGATATCCGAGGCGGATCTGCAGAGGGTCCTTGGGATGTACCAAGGGCTTACTGGTGAGGTGGGTAAGGCGCTCTCTGAACTTGAAACTGAACTTGAAGCTGAGCCAACCGAGTCTTTGAGTATTGATGAGCAGGATATTTCCGGGGACATCGATGCGCCTGATGGTGTTGCGCATCTTGTGGAAGATGCGCCTGTTACCAAAATCGTCGCGACCATTGTTGGATATGCTGTTGATGGGAGTGCGTCAGATATTCACATTGAGCCGACCGAAGAAAAGATAAAAGTACGTTTTCGTACTGATGGCATGCTCAGCACCAGCCTTGTTCTTCCGCGAAAGGTACATCGAGCTGTTGTTGCGCGTATCAAGATCCTCTCCTCGATGAGTCTTGACGAGAGACGCAAGCCGCAAGACGGGCGCTTCTCTGCTACAGTCAATAAGCGCAAAGTAGACTTTCGTGTCTCAACATTTCCAACGTACTACGGTGAGAAGGTCGTGATGCGTATTCTTGATAAAGAAAAGGGCTTCTTGAAACTTGAAGATATTGGGTTCGGCGAACACAACTTCTCTATAGTAAAAGAAGCGATTAAGCGACCATACGGACTCATTCTTATTTCCGGCCCGACTGGATCAGGTAAATCAACTACTCTCTACTCGATACTCAATGAGCTTGACCGTGAATCAAAAAACGTACTCTCGCTCGAAGACCCGGTCGAGTACAACATGGAAGGAGTCTCGCAGTCGCAGGTGCGACCGGAGATCGGGTACACATTCGCGACAGGTCTGCGTACTACACTTCGTCAAGACCCGGACGTTATCATGGTCGGTGAGATTCGTGACAAAGAGACCGCACAACTCGCGGTGCAAGCCGCGCTCACCGGACACTTAGTGCTCTCAACGATTCACACGAACGACGCAGTCGGCGTAATCCCGCGCCTCATCGATATGGGTGTCGACCCGTACCTGATTGCGCCAACTTTAGTTATTGCAGTTGCACAGCGACTTACTCAAAGAATTTGCGAAGGTGCTGCTGACCCTGTTTTGGTTGATGGCAGCTTGAAACTAATGATCGAGAACCAGTTTAGTGATCTGCCAAAGTCTGAGCGGGCAAAGCTTCCCAAGATTGAGATGTTACACGAAGCAAAACCAACGAACACTTGTCCACAAGGAGTTCACGGACGTACCGCGGTGTTTGAGGTCCTTGAGATGAATAAAGATATCGAGCAAGTGATCCTCACCAACCCGGTCGAGACAGAGATATACAAGATTGCGCGCTCAAACGGTATGCTCACCATGAAGGAAGATGCTATTATTAAGTCAGCGCAAAA
- a CDS encoding response regulator produces MDNNQEKPQETSTVLIIEDDNFIGSILQKKLMNNGFRSLLTPTGAEGLSTLEKEAVDIVLLDILLPEMDGFEVLQKIKGNPKTQGVPVIMLSNLDQPEDVQKSMKLGAEDYLVKANFTTDKIIHKIHGVLAKK; encoded by the coding sequence ATGGACAACAACCAAGAAAAACCACAAGAAACAAGTACGGTCCTCATTATAGAGGATGACAATTTCATTGGTAGCATCCTTCAAAAGAAACTGATGAATAATGGTTTCAGATCGCTACTAACTCCGACAGGAGCCGAAGGATTATCAACCCTTGAGAAAGAGGCAGTTGATATTGTCCTCCTAGATATACTCTTGCCTGAGATGGACGGTTTTGAAGTTCTTCAAAAAATAAAGGGAAATCCAAAGACCCAGGGAGTCCCAGTTATTATGCTCTCCAACCTTGACCAACCAGAAGATGTCCAGAAAAGCATGAAGCTTGGCGCTGAGGATTATCTTGTTAAGGCGAACTTCACAACGGACAAGATCATTCATAAAATTCATGGTGTACTTGCAAAAAAATAG
- a CDS encoding ATP-binding protein: MTFFSISALINFIVSLGSGVFILRKNRDSKVYRSFALFCLSVAIWSGFYFLWQVSTDASSALFFSRALMAAAIWIPLLYFIFTLRFLDQYEKWKRFVYVGIAVFSVFFVANFTQYFVEGVAPALSFKFWPTPGILFLPFLVLWFAYLAGSTLLLFREFMDSTGLRREQASIILVGITSGFVAGTTNYLMWYGIPIPPYGNVLVSVYVGLSVYALVKSYLFNIQLLTVELLVFLISGSIFANLILRKNTEGIVFDIGILVFVIIVGTIIIKSVLKESKRKLELQELSEKLKEANLRLQEIDHMKSEFVATTAHELRTPLSAAKWAINMVLSGEAGEINEEQKELLDKGYQSSERITKLVNNLLNTSRMESGKFQYEFKEESLDEILSSIHKSFEQQAKDKNITLNYTHEEKPLPNIMLDAEKLKTAIENLVDNAMKYTEPGDKIEIISRTRDGVVYIDIVDTGIGIPERQVPQLFSRFFRAKNAVKVRPDGTGLGLYISKQIVEKHGGRIWINSKEGEGTEVHITLPQNAEPEKLTPDTTV; the protein is encoded by the coding sequence ATGACCTTCTTTAGTATCTCAGCACTCATAAACTTCATTGTATCTCTTGGATCAGGAGTATTTATCCTTAGAAAGAACCGCGACTCTAAAGTATACCGATCATTTGCATTATTCTGTCTGAGCGTCGCTATTTGGAGCGGCTTTTATTTTCTCTGGCAGGTCAGTACAGACGCATCTTCGGCACTCTTCTTCTCACGCGCACTCATGGCGGCCGCAATATGGATCCCGTTGCTTTACTTTATCTTCACGTTGCGTTTTCTTGATCAGTACGAAAAGTGGAAGAGGTTTGTATATGTAGGCATTGCGGTATTTTCTGTATTCTTTGTTGCAAACTTTACCCAATATTTTGTAGAAGGAGTCGCCCCGGCGCTCTCATTTAAGTTCTGGCCAACGCCGGGAATACTCTTCCTTCCATTTCTTGTCCTGTGGTTTGCATATCTTGCAGGCAGCACCCTCCTTCTCTTCCGTGAATTCATGGATTCAACCGGGCTACGCCGTGAGCAAGCAAGTATCATACTGGTAGGGATCACAAGTGGGTTTGTTGCGGGCACAACAAACTACCTCATGTGGTACGGTATCCCCATTCCGCCTTACGGCAATGTCCTTGTTTCGGTATACGTTGGTCTATCTGTATACGCTCTCGTCAAAAGCTATTTGTTTAACATCCAACTCCTCACGGTCGAGCTTCTTGTATTCCTCATCAGCGGAAGCATCTTCGCCAATCTTATTCTCCGGAAAAACACAGAGGGGATCGTCTTCGATATCGGCATTCTCGTTTTTGTCATAATTGTCGGGACCATCATTATCAAAAGTGTACTCAAAGAATCCAAACGAAAACTTGAGCTTCAGGAATTATCTGAGAAACTCAAAGAAGCGAACCTTCGCCTTCAGGAGATCGATCACATGAAATCCGAGTTTGTTGCAACAACTGCACACGAGCTACGCACCCCTCTTTCCGCAGCTAAGTGGGCAATCAACATGGTGCTCTCGGGTGAGGCGGGTGAGATAAATGAGGAGCAAAAAGAGCTGCTTGATAAGGGGTACCAGAGCAGCGAACGTATAACCAAACTTGTTAACAACCTGCTCAACACATCGCGCATGGAGTCAGGAAAGTTTCAGTACGAGTTTAAAGAAGAGTCTCTTGACGAGATTCTCTCCAGTATACACAAGAGTTTCGAGCAACAAGCAAAAGATAAAAATATAACGCTCAACTACACTCATGAAGAGAAACCCTTACCAAACATTATGCTCGATGCTGAGAAATTGAAGACGGCAATTGAGAACCTTGTCGACAACGCTATGAAATATACCGAGCCCGGCGACAAGATTGAGATTATCTCTCGAACAAGGGATGGGGTAGTATATATAGATATAGTAGATACCGGTATAGGCATCCCAGAGAGACAGGTGCCACAACTATTCTCTCGCTTCTTCCGAGCCAAAAATGCTGTTAAGGTGCGGCCTGATGGAACCGGACTCGGTCTCTACATCAGTAAACAAATAGTGGAGAAACACGGCGGAAGAATCTGGATTAACTCCAAAGAAGGCGAAGGTACTGAGGTTCACATTACTCTTCCTCAGAACGCTGAACCGGAAAAACTTACGCCTGATACAACGGTATAA
- the recG gene encoding ATP-dependent DNA helicase RecG, protein MQLTDSIEKHFRLVETQKKALKCLGLTTIESLLYHLPSRYENVSEIMRVSDLKKDDAAILYGTLSGLKTKKSFRLRTPISEAQFRDESGSIKITWFHQPYIAKMYEGATHVKLTGKVTGDTDSLYIANPEIERIDAIPVETHGLFANGDGASDFYAIYPESKGITSKWFYHNMRKILEGGILEQITDPVPEEILKRYNLPSLTTALVWIHTPRSEKDSLAARKRFAFNEVFFIQLFKQQERHENNEKHSLRVTVDEARIKEFVERFPFEPTDSQKSAIDSIAEDFKKEHPMSRLLEGDVGSGKTAVAATTVYAVTTSRPEGQDFGALQTAYMVPTEILAKQHFESFIEYFNHMPVSIALITSSGCKKFPSKVDPSKATEISRAQLLKWVKNGEIPIVIGTHSLIQKTVEFKNLAYVIIDEQHRFGTIQRQTLARKDDRAPHLLSMTATPIPRTLALTIYGDLDLTVLDEMPHGRKPIRTEIVVPDGRTKTYEKIRTELEAGRQAYVICPRIDEPDPKKALALNAKSVTAEAARLKKDVFPEYEIGILHSKLTPAKKEEVMNAFAAGDIDILVATSVVEVGVNVPNATVIVIEGAERFGLAQLHQLRGRVIRSNHQAHCFVFSESKSKKSVERLRALATAKNGFDLAEFDLTLRGAGELYGKKQWGLSDIGMEAIKNVKMVEAARSEAEKLINLDPTLVKHPDLRRHVEEKVEASHFE, encoded by the coding sequence ATGCAACTCACTGACTCGATTGAGAAACACTTTCGCCTGGTTGAGACACAGAAGAAGGCGCTTAAGTGTCTTGGGCTCACTACTATTGAGTCGCTCCTCTACCACCTCCCTTCTCGCTACGAGAATGTATCTGAGATCATGCGCGTTTCAGACCTCAAGAAAGACGACGCGGCGATCCTCTATGGCACCCTCTCAGGGCTCAAAACCAAGAAGTCGTTTCGCTTGCGCACACCCATCTCCGAAGCGCAGTTTCGTGACGAATCCGGCTCAATCAAGATTACATGGTTCCACCAGCCGTACATCGCGAAAATGTATGAGGGCGCAACACACGTAAAGCTCACTGGGAAAGTCACTGGTGATACAGACAGTCTCTACATCGCCAACCCGGAGATCGAGCGGATTGATGCGATTCCCGTTGAGACGCATGGACTCTTTGCAAATGGAGACGGTGCATCAGACTTCTACGCAATCTACCCCGAGAGCAAAGGAATAACCTCCAAGTGGTTCTACCACAACATGCGCAAGATACTTGAAGGAGGTATTCTCGAACAGATTACTGACCCGGTGCCGGAAGAGATCCTCAAGCGCTACAATCTTCCTTCACTCACGACTGCGCTCGTATGGATACACACGCCGAGATCTGAGAAAGATAGCTTGGCGGCGCGTAAGCGCTTCGCGTTTAACGAGGTCTTTTTCATCCAGCTCTTCAAGCAACAAGAACGACACGAGAACAATGAGAAACACTCGCTCCGGGTCACCGTCGACGAAGCGCGTATCAAGGAATTCGTGGAGCGTTTCCCGTTTGAGCCGACCGACTCGCAAAAGAGTGCGATTGACTCAATCGCTGAGGACTTCAAAAAAGAACACCCGATGTCGCGCCTCCTTGAAGGAGACGTTGGCTCCGGAAAGACTGCTGTCGCCGCGACCACCGTCTACGCGGTGACCACCTCGCGCCCCGAGGGGCAGGACTTCGGCGCGCTCCAAACAGCATACATGGTGCCGACCGAGATCCTCGCCAAACAGCACTTCGAGTCGTTCATCGAGTACTTCAACCACATGCCGGTCTCGATCGCGCTTATCACTTCAAGCGGGTGTAAGAAGTTCCCGTCCAAGGTCGACCCAAGTAAGGCGACTGAGATCTCACGCGCGCAACTCCTTAAGTGGGTGAAGAATGGTGAGATCCCGATCGTTATTGGGACACATTCGCTCATCCAAAAGACGGTAGAGTTCAAGAACCTCGCGTACGTCATTATCGACGAGCAACACCGCTTCGGTACCATCCAGCGGCAGACGCTTGCGCGCAAGGATGACCGCGCGCCGCACCTGCTCTCGATGACCGCAACCCCGATTCCGCGCACGCTCGCGCTCACTATCTATGGCGACCTTGACCTCACCGTCCTCGACGAGATGCCACACGGCAGGAAACCAATCAGGACTGAGATTGTGGTCCCCGACGGACGCACAAAAACCTATGAGAAGATCCGCACCGAGCTTGAAGCTGGTCGCCAGGCGTACGTCATCTGCCCGCGCATCGACGAGCCGGATCCGAAGAAAGCGCTCGCGCTTAACGCAAAGTCGGTGACCGCGGAAGCAGCACGATTAAAGAAAGACGTGTTTCCTGAGTACGAGATCGGCATCCTCCACAGCAAGCTCACCCCCGCCAAGAAAGAAGAGGTGATGAATGCGTTTGCTGCGGGTGATATTGATATCCTCGTTGCGACGTCGGTCGTTGAGGTTGGGGTCAATGTGCCGAACGCGACCGTAATCGTGATTGAAGGTGCGGAGCGCTTCGGGCTCGCGCAGCTCCACCAGCTGCGCGGCCGCGTTATCCGCAGCAACCACCAGGCGCATTGTTTTGTTTTCTCGGAAAGCAAATCAAAAAAGAGTGTTGAGCGACTTAGGGCACTCGCAACCGCAAAGAACGGCTTCGACCTGGCAGAGTTTGACCTTACACTGCGCGGCGCAGGAGAGCTCTATGGCAAGAAGCAGTGGGGGCTCTCCGACATTGGCATGGAAGCCATTAAGAATGTAAAGATGGTCGAGGCGGCGCGCAGTGAAGCAGAGAAACTTATTAACCTCGACCCAACGCTCGTAAAACACCCTGACCTCAGACGACACGTCGAAGAAAAAGTGGAAGCGTCACATTTTGAATAA
- the pilM gene encoding type IV pilus assembly protein PilM, translating into MENPLQTIVQTATSLFQSLVPGKDTKSILGVDVGSSSIKVVQLKRRRGTAVLETYGELALGPYADMEVGRATNLSPEKLAEALKDIIAEANVTATSCGVSIPFSASLITVITLPKVDKGQLANMIPIEARKYIPVPISEVTLDWFVIPEEEEQYLSREEAEQSASAQEKVQVLLVAIHKETLNKYQQVLKDVGLDVSFYEIEIFSTIRAVLGQGVEPVMVIDIGAASTKVYIVEFGIVKVSHLINKGSQDITLALSRSDSTSVINAEKTKREVGLLNDTNNPQTRKTILLTLEYIFSQANRVLLNYQRKYNRSIGKVIFTGGGAVLKGLQEEAKNHFSTDVIIADPFAKTQTPAFLENVLKQVGPEFAVAVGAALRKLEELK; encoded by the coding sequence ATGGAAAACCCCCTACAGACAATCGTTCAGACGGCAACCTCTCTCTTTCAATCGTTGGTGCCCGGCAAGGACACGAAAAGCATCCTCGGTGTTGATGTTGGATCGTCTTCGATCAAAGTGGTACAGCTTAAGCGTAGACGAGGTACCGCAGTTTTAGAGACCTATGGTGAGCTCGCCCTCGGTCCTTATGCCGATATGGAGGTGGGTCGTGCGACAAACCTGTCGCCCGAGAAACTCGCTGAAGCACTCAAGGATATTATTGCGGAGGCGAACGTTACCGCAACTTCCTGCGGCGTTTCGATACCGTTTAGTGCGAGCCTTATTACCGTGATCACACTTCCGAAGGTGGATAAAGGACAACTCGCGAATATGATACCGATTGAAGCTCGTAAATATATCCCTGTCCCGATTTCTGAGGTAACGCTCGACTGGTTCGTTATCCCCGAAGAAGAGGAGCAGTATCTCTCGAGAGAAGAGGCAGAGCAGAGCGCGTCAGCTCAAGAGAAGGTCCAGGTACTCCTTGTTGCGATACATAAGGAGACACTCAATAAATATCAGCAGGTATTAAAGGATGTTGGGCTCGATGTCTCTTTTTACGAGATAGAGATCTTTAGTACCATTCGCGCGGTTCTCGGACAGGGGGTTGAGCCAGTCATGGTCATCGATATTGGTGCAGCATCCACCAAAGTGTACATCGTTGAGTTCGGTATCGTGAAGGTATCGCACCTCATTAACAAGGGGTCGCAAGATATTACCCTCGCGCTCTCGCGCTCGGACAGCACAAGTGTTATTAATGCAGAGAAAACAAAGCGTGAGGTTGGGCTATTGAATGACACTAACAATCCGCAGACGCGCAAAACTATTTTATTAACACTTGAATATATATTTTCACAAGCGAATAGGGTACTATTAAATTACCAGCGAAAGTATAATCGCAGTATTGGCAAAGTAATATTCACTGGAGGTGGTGCGGTACTGAAAGGATTGCAAGAAGAAGCAAAAAATCACTTTAGTACCGATGTCATCATCGCAGATCCGTTCGCAAAGACACAAACACCCGCATTCCTTGAAAACGTTTTGAAGCAGGTTGGGCCGGAGTTCGCTGTCGCGGTTGGTGCCGCACTTCGCAAACTCGAAGAGCTTAAATAA